A genomic stretch from Kribbella amoyensis includes:
- a CDS encoding SDR family oxidoreductase, which produces MTELPQVGENPRGEGAQEGRPAFAGQHAQVGVDPLAGRVPWAGEKPLAGKVALVTGGSRAAGRGTAVQLGAAGATVYVTGRTTRAQRSEMDRPETIEETAELIDRAGGKGIPVQVDHLDPDQVRELVARIDREQGALHILVNDIFGATTIEWDATVWESSLDVGLKMFRLAVETHAITSHFALPLLLKEPGGLVIEMTDGTDEYNATNYRVSFFYDLAKASVNRMGFSLSHELGPRGATALSLTPGWLRSEAMLDEFGVSEDNWRDAVERIPHFAIAESPAFVGRAVTALATDPDRARWNGQSLSSGQLAKVYDFTDLDGSQPDAWRYLVEVQDPDKPADTTGYR; this is translated from the coding sequence ATGACCGAGCTGCCGCAGGTGGGCGAGAACCCGCGGGGTGAGGGCGCGCAGGAGGGGCGACCGGCGTTCGCCGGACAGCACGCACAGGTCGGCGTGGATCCGCTGGCCGGGCGGGTGCCGTGGGCAGGGGAGAAGCCGCTCGCGGGCAAGGTGGCGTTGGTGACCGGTGGGTCGCGGGCGGCGGGCCGGGGGACCGCGGTGCAGCTCGGGGCGGCCGGCGCGACGGTGTACGTGACCGGGCGGACGACGCGGGCGCAGCGGTCGGAGATGGACCGGCCCGAGACGATCGAGGAGACCGCCGAGCTGATCGACCGCGCCGGCGGGAAGGGGATCCCGGTCCAGGTCGACCACCTGGACCCCGACCAGGTCCGCGAGTTGGTGGCCCGGATCGATCGCGAGCAGGGCGCGCTGCACATCCTGGTGAACGACATCTTCGGGGCGACCACGATCGAGTGGGACGCGACGGTCTGGGAGTCGTCGCTGGACGTGGGACTGAAGATGTTCCGGCTCGCGGTCGAGACGCACGCGATCACCAGCCACTTCGCGCTGCCGCTGCTGCTCAAGGAGCCGGGCGGCCTGGTGATCGAGATGACCGACGGCACCGACGAGTACAACGCGACCAACTATCGGGTCTCGTTCTTCTACGACCTCGCCAAGGCGTCCGTGAACCGGATGGGCTTCTCGCTGTCGCACGAGCTCGGACCCCGCGGCGCGACGGCGCTGTCCCTGACTCCGGGGTGGCTCCGGTCCGAGGCGATGCTGGACGAGTTCGGCGTGAGCGAGGACAACTGGCGGGACGCCGTCGAGCGCATCCCGCACTTCGCGATCGCCGAGTCACCCGCGTTCGTCGGTCGCGCCGTGACCGCCCTCGCGACGGACCCGGACCGCGCGCGCTGGAACGGGCAGTCCTTGTCGAGTGGCCAGCTGGCCAAGGTCTACGACTTCACCGATCTCGACGGCAGCCAGCCGGACGCCTGGCGCTACCTGGTCGAGGTCCAGGACCCCGACAAGCCGGCCGACACCACCGGGTACCGGTGA